In Dehalococcoidia bacterium, the following are encoded in one genomic region:
- a CDS encoding trehalose-6-phosphate synthase, translating into MSPQASTTQLRKLCQELLGKRKLIIASNRGPIDYQLTEAGTLKGRRGKSAILTTLSEISRYMDLTWVASAMGNGDRRAAETAQWQRFKAPIPRHELYIRFIFSRGSTYYQFYSVFCNPLLWFLQHCMWNSSHTPNIDNRIHDAWENGYKLVNQAIAEAVIEEAAESELPPLVMLNDYHLYLAAGYIRERIPNALIQHFTHIPWPGAHYWQLLPRYMCREICSGLCASDIVGLQTEEYVHNFLHSCEVFVEGAEVDYKDCTIQVNDHQVKVRSYPVSVDVSNLRKQSQSPLLRDYEEKLAPFLGSKTIVRVDRLEPSKNIVRGFRAFDRLLDRYPDLQGKVNFLAFMVPTHPRIKQYRRYAEEVSEAIQVINTKYGNDSWRPITVFSENNYTQALAALCLYDVLLVNPVIDGMNLVAKEGPVVNHKDGVLILSEAAGACEQLRENALPVTPTDLEGTAEALYRALSMSPEERNQRAAALRKSIEDEDIDWWICRQLGDVTALALEQHQQAT; encoded by the coding sequence ATGTCACCTCAGGCTAGCACAACTCAGCTACGTAAATTGTGCCAGGAGCTTCTGGGTAAGCGGAAGCTCATCATTGCTAGCAACCGGGGTCCTATCGACTACCAGCTTACTGAAGCGGGTACTCTGAAAGGGCGCCGCGGTAAAAGTGCCATCCTCACCACCCTCAGCGAAATCAGTCGATACATGGACCTCACGTGGGTCGCCAGCGCCATGGGCAATGGTGATCGACGCGCTGCGGAAACGGCGCAGTGGCAGCGCTTTAAGGCACCCATACCCAGACACGAGCTATACATTAGGTTTATATTTTCCAGGGGAAGCACATACTATCAGTTCTACAGCGTCTTCTGTAATCCGCTGCTCTGGTTCCTGCAGCACTGCATGTGGAATTCCTCTCATACCCCCAACATCGACAATCGTATTCATGATGCCTGGGAAAATGGTTACAAACTGGTGAACCAGGCAATTGCCGAAGCGGTTATTGAAGAAGCTGCAGAGAGTGAGTTGCCCCCGCTGGTGATGCTCAATGACTATCACCTTTATCTTGCCGCAGGCTATATTCGAGAACGGATTCCAAATGCCCTCATCCAGCACTTCACCCACATCCCCTGGCCCGGAGCGCACTACTGGCAGCTTCTCCCCCGTTACATGTGCAGGGAGATCTGCAGTGGGCTTTGCGCCAGCGATATTGTAGGGCTGCAAACCGAGGAGTATGTCCACAACTTCCTGCATTCCTGTGAAGTCTTTGTTGAAGGGGCCGAGGTCGATTATAAAGACTGCACAATTCAGGTAAATGACCATCAAGTAAAGGTAAGGTCCTATCCGGTATCGGTTGATGTGTCCAACTTACGAAAGCAGTCACAGTCACCGTTATTGAGAGACTACGAGGAGAAGCTCGCCCCCTTTTTGGGGAGTAAAACCATAGTTCGAGTAGACCGGTTGGAACCCAGCAAGAACATCGTTCGCGGCTTCCGAGCCTTCGACAGGCTGCTAGATCGCTACCCCGATCTCCAGGGCAAGGTCAACTTCCTTGCCTTCATGGTTCCTACGCACCCTCGAATCAAGCAGTACCGGAGGTACGCTGAAGAGGTGAGTGAGGCAATCCAGGTAATAAACACCAAATACGGCAACGATAGCTGGCGGCCTATTACGGTATTCTCCGAGAATAACTACACTCAAGCCCTCGCTGCTTTGTGTCTATACGACGTCCTGCTGGTGAACCCGGTTATCGACGGGATGAATCTGGTTGCCAAAGAGGGGCCTGTGGTCAATCACAAAGATGGTGTCCTGATTTTGTCGGAGGCCGCCGGGGCCTGTGAACAGCTCAGGGAGAACGCCCTTCCGGTAACGCCCACTGACCTAGAAGGAACAGCAGAGGCGCTGTATCGAGCGCTCTCGATGTCCCCTGAAGAGAGGAACCAGCGCGCCGCTGCCCTGAGGAAATCCATCGAAGACGAGGATATTGACTGGTGGATTTGCCGGCAGCTCGGTGATGTTACTGCCCTGGCTCTGGAGCAGCACCAGCAAGCCACCTAA
- a CDS encoding type II secretion system protein: MPSLRRWGFKRLGGKKGFTLIELLIVLVILAILAGVIVMAVGGVFGTTEEQAYNAARDQLQTAAVGYVATNTSTSVDDLQTGANNSLNICLLLGSVTNGLLREVPDGARAVNCNSGACSGCADTNHYDWRIDDNGNVASVCVGAECTLATDGYQDVWP; the protein is encoded by the coding sequence ATGCCAAGTTTGAGGAGATGGGGTTTCAAGCGCCTTGGAGGTAAAAAGGGCTTCACCCTTATCGAGTTGCTAATCGTCCTGGTGATCCTGGCAATCCTAGCCGGCGTTATCGTCATGGCAGTCGGCGGCGTTTTCGGTACCACCGAAGAGCAGGCCTATAATGCGGCTAGAGATCAACTTCAGACTGCGGCCGTTGGTTACGTGGCAACTAATACTTCTACCTCTGTAGACGACCTGCAAACAGGGGCTAATAACTCACTCAACATCTGCCTGCTATTGGGCAGTGTTACTAATGGACTGCTGCGAGAAGTGCCCGATGGTGCCAGGGCTGTAAACTGCAATAGTGGAGCTTGCTCAGGTTGCGCGGATACTAACCATTACGACTGGCGTATAGACGATAATGGAAACGTAGCTTCAGTTTGTGTAGGTGCAGAGTGTACTCTAGCTACTGACGGCTACCAGGACGTCTGGCCATAA
- a CDS encoding GIY-YIG nuclease family protein — MAMTETTSMNAQYFVYIMTNKWNTVLYTGVTNNLIRRVYEHKEKMIGGFTKRYNVTKLVYYEVFEDIENAILREKQIKDVSRHKKMELINSMNNEWQELYEEL, encoded by the coding sequence ATGGCAATGACTGAGACAACATCAATGAATGCACAGTACTTCGTTTATATAATGACCAACAAGTGGAACACCGTACTTTATACAGGCGTTACCAATAATTTAATAAGAAGGGTATATGAGCATAAGGAAAAAATGATTGGTGGATTTACAAAGAGATATAATGTCACGAAGCTTGTATATTATGAAGTATTTGAAGATATAGAAAATGCCATTTTGAGAGAGAAGCAGATCAAAGACGTTTCGCGCCATAAGAAAATGGAGTTAATCAATAGTATGAATAATGAATGGCAGGAGTTATACGAAGAATTATAA
- a CDS encoding prepilin peptidase: MTTSLSIAIFALLGLAVGSFLNVCIDRMPIGKSIVRLPSHCNSCNRQLSAADLVPLLSYLWLRGRCRYCGARIPPRLPIVELITGLLFALLTWHYGLSLQLSIALIYVCIFLVIFFIDLEQQLILDIVVYPAMVLALIFSFFWNGFYQWPSTGIFNALLGGAVGLAFMGSVYLIALWRYRSMGGGMGLGDVTLAVLIGLVAGFPLVFVVLILGTLSGGLVAVSLLLLRLRRGRDPIPFGPFLAAAAMVVLLWGHGILDWYTGLM; this comes from the coding sequence ATGACCACTTCGCTATCAATCGCTATTTTCGCCCTCCTCGGCCTGGCTGTGGGCAGCTTTCTCAATGTTTGCATCGACCGTATGCCCATAGGCAAGTCCATAGTTAGACTGCCCTCACACTGCAACTCCTGCAACCGGCAGCTCAGCGCCGCGGATCTGGTGCCCCTACTCAGCTACCTGTGGCTGCGCGGTCGTTGCCGCTACTGTGGCGCCCGCATACCCCCCCGTCTGCCCATTGTGGAGCTGATAACCGGGCTCCTCTTCGCCCTGCTTACCTGGCACTACGGCCTGAGCCTCCAACTTTCCATCGCCCTCATCTATGTCTGCATCTTCCTGGTAATCTTCTTCATCGACCTGGAGCAGCAACTTATCCTGGACATCGTGGTCTACCCGGCGATGGTGCTGGCGCTCATTTTTTCCTTCTTCTGGAACGGTTTTTACCAGTGGCCTAGCACAGGCATTTTTAACGCCCTTCTTGGAGGAGCGGTAGGCCTCGCCTTCATGGGTTCAGTATATCTAATCGCACTGTGGCGTTATCGAAGCATGGGCGGCGGTATGGGACTCGGTGACGTAACCCTCGCAGTGCTCATCGGCTTGGTTGCCGGCTTCCCCCTGGTGTTCGTTGTCCTGATACTGGGCACCCTTAGCGGCGGACTGGTGGCTGTCTCACTGCTACTGCTGCGGCTGAGGCGGGGAAGGGACCCCATCCCCTTTGGCCCCTTTCTGGCCGCCGCAGCTATGGTGGTCCTTCTGTGGGGGCATGGAATCCTGGACTGGTACACCGGCTTAATGTAA
- a CDS encoding PilN domain-containing protein, translating into MTSEQLPERRPAKIDLDLLPPEYKPPKTLRLNFILVLVAIVLAGLIVPFVILEMDASSGIDSLEDKLSLRNAELSELYGKQAEAVALEAQIDAADNKLNSMEQDYQTFREDLVLWSEIIDEIDDLLPGAITLSSIAQSGFEITLVGSTVDIKTVNNYRQELEESDYFSSAAIKAVTCPGITDCEFTLDIQLSGAEDL; encoded by the coding sequence ATGACATCCGAGCAGCTACCTGAGCGACGCCCCGCAAAGATAGACCTGGATCTACTTCCCCCCGAGTATAAGCCCCCCAAAACTTTAAGACTGAACTTCATACTGGTGCTGGTAGCTATCGTGCTGGCCGGCTTGATAGTGCCCTTCGTTATACTGGAGATGGATGCCTCTTCCGGGATAGACTCCCTTGAAGACAAGCTCAGCCTGCGCAACGCGGAGCTGAGCGAGCTATACGGCAAACAAGCAGAGGCTGTAGCGCTAGAAGCCCAGATCGATGCCGCCGATAACAAGCTGAACAGCATGGAACAGGATTACCAGACCTTCCGCGAGGACCTGGTATTGTGGTCTGAGATAATCGATGAGATCGATGACCTTCTCCCCGGCGCGATTACCCTGAGCAGCATTGCACAGTCAGGGTTCGAAATAACGCTCGTTGGCAGCACTGTAGATATTAAAACCGTTAATAATTATCGCCAGGAGCTGGAGGAGAGCGATTATTTTTCAAGTGCAGCGATTAAAGCAGTGACTTGTCCCGGTATAACAGACTGCGAATTTACCCTTGATATACAGTTGAGTGGGGCAGAAGACCTATGA
- a CDS encoding prepilin-type N-terminal cleavage/methylation domain-containing protein, whose product MLRKNRGFNLIEVLIAMAISGLMLPAIGGAFYMLMTIPDNERTELTATNEVRSAADWITWDAMRAAYFTYGDEPVYCTFSWEDRTGAIIYFYEVDYRWDIGKLIREETVERWENEQWLLDSQYGIAIAQNIESYSDVTFNSSVGGYSHLEVHINSNVADQSKELEIYVNSRIVYMEDE is encoded by the coding sequence TTGCTAAGAAAAAATCGAGGGTTCAATTTAATAGAGGTGCTTATTGCAATGGCAATCTCTGGACTGATGTTGCCTGCAATAGGAGGAGCCTTTTATATGCTTATGACAATACCCGATAACGAGAGAACTGAGCTTACTGCCACAAATGAGGTGCGCAGTGCGGCTGACTGGATCACCTGGGACGCAATGAGAGCAGCATACTTTACATACGGTGACGAACCGGTTTACTGTACCTTTTCCTGGGAGGACCGCACCGGGGCGATAATTTATTTCTATGAAGTAGACTACCGCTGGGACATTGGCAAACTGATCCGTGAGGAGACTGTAGAGCGCTGGGAAAATGAACAGTGGTTACTTGATTCCCAATATGGGATCGCCATAGCTCAAAATATAGAAAGCTATAGCGATGTTACATTTAACTCATCTGTGGGTGGGTATTCACATCTGGAGGTCCATATAAATTCAAATGTTGCCGATCAATCAAAGGAGCTAGAAATCTACGTAAATTCAAGAATCGTCTATATGGAAGATGAATAG
- a CDS encoding prepilin-type N-terminal cleavage/methylation domain-containing protein, whose translation MKKRGYSLIEVLIAIAIISMVVVTFMQALGVGIMGTHRVDTGTTALNLARSQMEYVKSQDYIVYNTSCNPIYGIPYMTIGETPSGFSVNTTVCKVQDVDVDILQHIAVTATSQDGITSVELEGYKTNSGALPTLRDLPFVETTDIYVPVLPGTDANDASRDGTCYDGRFLLFYGYPYVLEVTRPGALAVTWFIDENESYGSGNQIDLYLYRNADFPNGDGRPDGPFFSEDYDYSWDTTFYNEELDYGSDTTCAEGSVPPSKCADCTNGKNWDDNTDEDYPRVVLMDDPHCYTQDARYCHDEEVPGWSTPWFCCSENPGEITPAPAEPGWIAHDEVLWPDPNTGNVLTTVLTREIGTLSGTVTFTLDSKEIAGSGTSFTTELEAGNLIKKSNGQEWYTVDYITSDTLMYLTTPSNNNGTDSPNATIYGIEIIPAGWYTIFFYNSNPIHNNGDCFYGAPQYCTNPRVFTVATEWASFSFYSEAP comes from the coding sequence ATGAAAAAGAGAGGGTACAGTTTAATCGAGGTGCTAATCGCCATAGCTATAATAAGCATGGTGGTTGTTACATTCATGCAGGCGCTCGGTGTGGGTATTATGGGCACCCACCGGGTGGATACTGGCACTACAGCACTAAATTTAGCTCGCTCCCAAATGGAGTATGTCAAATCGCAGGATTATATAGTGTATAACACTTCGTGCAATCCTATCTATGGGATACCGTACATGACAATCGGGGAAACACCCTCAGGCTTTAGTGTAAATACTACAGTTTGTAAAGTCCAGGATGTGGATGTAGATATATTGCAGCATATAGCAGTTACGGCGACCTCTCAAGATGGAATCACTTCTGTGGAACTGGAGGGCTACAAAACAAATAGTGGGGCGCTACCTACTTTACGTGACCTTCCCTTTGTGGAAACTACTGACATATACGTCCCCGTTTTACCGGGAACCGATGCTAATGACGCCTCGCGAGATGGCACTTGTTACGATGGCAGGTTTTTATTGTTTTATGGATATCCCTATGTATTGGAGGTAACCAGACCAGGTGCGCTCGCTGTTACCTGGTTCATCGACGAAAATGAGTCATATGGAAGTGGGAACCAAATAGATCTATACCTTTATCGTAACGCCGATTTTCCCAACGGAGATGGTCGCCCTGACGGCCCCTTCTTCAGTGAGGATTACGATTATAGCTGGGATACAACCTTTTACAATGAGGAGCTGGATTATGGCTCCGATACTACTTGCGCGGAAGGTTCCGTCCCGCCTTCTAAGTGTGCCGATTGTACCAATGGTAAAAATTGGGATGATAATACTGATGAGGATTACCCCCGTGTAGTGTTAATGGATGATCCCCACTGTTATACGCAGGATGCTCGGTACTGTCATGATGAGGAAGTGCCAGGGTGGAGCACACCGTGGTTTTGTTGTAGTGAAAACCCGGGGGAGATAACCCCTGCTCCGGCAGAGCCAGGCTGGATCGCTCACGATGAGGTGCTATGGCCAGACCCCAACACCGGGAATGTCCTCACCACGGTACTGACGAGAGAAATAGGCACACTCAGTGGCACCGTGACATTCACGCTTGACAGCAAGGAGATTGCAGGCTCCGGCACCTCATTTACCACAGAACTAGAGGCGGGAAACTTAATAAAAAAGTCCAACGGACAAGAGTGGTACACGGTTGATTATATAACGTCGGATACCCTTATGTATCTGACTACACCTTCAAATAATAATGGCACGGATAGTCCCAATGCTACAATCTACGGAATTGAGATTATTCCTGCAGGGTGGTATACCATATTCTTCTATAATTCTAATCCTATTCATAATAATGGGGACTGTTTCTATGGGGCTCCGCAGTATTGTACAAATCCAAGGGTTTTCACGGTAGCGACCGAGTGGGCATCGTTTAGCTTCTATAGTGAGGCTCCGTAA
- a CDS encoding type II secretion system F family protein, whose amino-acid sequence MQYTYVAYKPSGEMVKGTVEADSEQRAEEKLWKSEMTIITLKEKKASASLKEQLPSMFGVKRPDIINFSRDLNALLGSGIGIYPALTMLYDRAIKSSFKNLIRELLLSVETGGKFSDACAEHPGIFSPFYIRMMKVGEEVGNLENMLDQVTVQMIKEDEIKKKVKGAMTYPAIVLIVAIGAIIALITFVVPAMSGLFDQFGGELPFTTRMMVSLSDFFNGNKLILFASAVLLIGGSIMYFRTPRGKRTKDTIVLKIPVVSRVVIMGYMARTARNMALLISGGVTITDILDLIVETSENVHFKKAFATIHSDVSKGQLLSQAMKNQPLVPAMMYQVIGVGELTGRLEPNLESAADFYARETDSAVSRATGMLTPVMTIGLGGMVALIALSVYQPIYGIAGQIQ is encoded by the coding sequence ATGCAGTACACATACGTTGCTTATAAACCCAGCGGTGAAATGGTCAAGGGCACTGTGGAGGCCGATTCGGAACAAAGGGCAGAGGAGAAACTGTGGAAATCTGAGATGACCATTATCACCCTGAAGGAGAAGAAAGCCAGCGCTTCACTTAAGGAACAGTTGCCCAGCATGTTCGGAGTGAAGCGCCCGGACATTATCAATTTCAGCCGCGATTTGAACGCTCTGCTTGGCTCTGGCATCGGCATCTACCCCGCGTTGACGATGCTCTATGATCGAGCTATAAAGTCCAGCTTTAAGAACCTGATCCGTGAGCTTCTGTTATCCGTGGAGACAGGGGGGAAATTCTCCGATGCCTGCGCCGAGCACCCTGGCATATTCTCCCCCTTCTATATTCGCATGATGAAGGTGGGTGAGGAGGTAGGAAACCTGGAGAATATGCTTGATCAGGTCACCGTTCAGATGATAAAAGAGGATGAAATCAAGAAGAAGGTCAAGGGGGCCATGACCTATCCCGCTATTGTGCTTATTGTTGCTATCGGCGCTATCATTGCCCTGATCACCTTCGTCGTCCCCGCAATGAGCGGGCTTTTCGACCAGTTTGGAGGGGAGCTCCCCTTTACCACCAGGATGATGGTGTCTCTATCCGACTTCTTTAACGGCAACAAACTGATTCTATTCGCGAGCGCAGTTTTGCTGATCGGCGGCAGCATCATGTATTTCAGGACGCCGCGGGGGAAGAGGACCAAGGACACAATAGTGCTGAAGATCCCGGTAGTAAGTCGGGTGGTCATCATGGGGTACATGGCCAGAACCGCCAGGAACATGGCTCTTCTAATCAGTGGCGGCGTCACCATAACCGACATACTGGACCTGATAGTCGAAACCAGCGAGAATGTCCACTTTAAAAAGGCATTCGCCACGATTCATAGCGATGTCAGCAAGGGGCAATTACTTTCCCAGGCGATGAAGAACCAACCCCTGGTTCCGGCGATGATGTATCAGGTGATAGGAGTAGGCGAGCTAACCGGCAGGCTGGAACCCAATCTGGAATCGGCGGCCGATTTCTATGCGCGGGAGACGGATTCAGCGGTATCCAGGGCAACGGGTATGCTGACGCCGGTAATGACCATCGGGCTGGGAGGCATGGTCGCGCTTATCGCCCTTTCGGTGTATCAGCCGATATACGGTATCGCCGGGCAGATCCAGTAG